CCGGCGCCAGGGTGGTCTTGACCCAGGGCTTGACGTGCAGGCCCTTCTCCACGGCCTTCTTCGCCAGCAGGGCGGCGCCCAGCATGACGGAGGGGTTGGAGGTGTTGGTGCAGGAGGTGATCGAGGCGATCACGACCGCGCCGTTGTCGATCTCGTACGAGCTGCCGTCGGGGGCGGTGACGGCGGTCGGCTTCGAGGCCTCGGCGGAGTAGGTCGGCAGCGCCTCGGCGAACTTCGCGGCGGCCTCGGCCAGGATCACCCGGTCCTGCGGGCGCTTCGGGCCGGAGATCGACGGGACGACGGTGGAGACGTCCAGCTCCAGGTACTCGGAGTAGACCGGCTCGACCGACGGGTCGTGCCAGAGGCCCTGCTCCTTGGCGTACGCCTCGACCAGGGCGAGCTGCTGCTCGCTGCGGCCGGTGAGCTTCAGGTAGTTGATGGTCTCGGCGTCGATCGGGAAGATCGCGCAGGTCGAGCCGAACTCCGGCGACATGTTGCCGATGGTGGCGCGGTTCGCCAGCGGGATCGAGGTGACGCCCTCGCCGTAGAACTCGACGAACTTGCCGACCACACCGTGCTTGCGCAGCATCTCGGTGATGGTGAGCACCAGGTCGGTGGCGGTGGTGCCGGCCGGCAGCTGGCCGTTGAGCTTGAAGCCCACCACGCGCGGGATCAGCATCGAGACCGGCTGGCCGAGCATCGCGGCCTCGGCCTCGATGCCGCCGACGCCCCAGCCCAGCACGCCCAGGCCGTTGACCATGGTGGTGTGCGAGTCGGTGCCGACGCAGGTGTCCGGGTACGCCTGGCCGTTGCGGACCATGACGGTGCGGGCCAGGTGCTCGATGTTGACCTGGTGGACGATGCCGGTGCCGGGCGGGACGACCTTGAACTCGTCGAACGCGGTCTGGCCCCAGCGCAGGAACTGGTAGCGCTCCTTGTTGCGGCCGTACTCGATCTCGACGTTCTGGACGAAGGCGTCCGGGGTGCCGAACTTGTCGGCGATGACCGAGTGGTCGATGACCAGCTCGGCCGGCGCCAGCGGGTTGATCTTCGCCGGGTCGCCGCCGAGGTCCTTGACGGCCTCGCGCATGGTGGCCAGGTCGACGACACAGGGGACACCGGTGAAGTCCTGCATGATCACGCGGGCGGGCGTGAACTGGATTTCCTCGCTCGGCTCCGCCGCGGCGTCCCAGCCGCCCAGGGCGCGGATGTGGTCGGCGGTGATGTTGGCGCCGTCCTCGGTGCGGAGGAGGTTCTCCAGCAGGACCTTGAGGCTGTACGGCAGCCGCTCGGAACCCTCGACGGCGGAGAGCTTGAAGATCTCGTACGACTCGTCGCCCACCTGCAGCGAGCTGCGGGCGTCGAAGCTGTTCGCGGACACGACTGACTCCTTCTTGGTCCACCCGGTGATAAGGTAAGCCTTAGCTAACCTGACTGCCGCCGCTTACCGAGCCGAGGATGGAGGCCTGCGCCTCTCGGCAAGTATCTTGACGTCAAGATAAAGCGTACCGCGCAATGTATCTCGATGTCGAGATAAACCATAGTGCATGGGCTCCGCCCGCACCTCACCGGCACGGCCCGCGCCGCGTGTAACGCAACCACCCGCCCCGCGCGTCTGTCCCTCTGTACGGGTGTCGGCGGACCGGAACGGGGCGCGCGGGTGGTGGTGGGGCGGCGCAGGGCGGCCGAGGAGCGGCGCGAGTTCGAGGAGTTCGCGCACAGCCGGGGCGCCGCGCTGTTCCGCACCGCCCTGCTGCTCTGCGGCGACTGGCACCTGGCCGAGGACCTCACCCAGACCGCGCTGGCCCGGATCTACGCCTCCTGGGGGCGCGTGAAGCACGCCGACAGCCCCGCCGCCTACGCGCGCACCGTGCTGGTCCGCTGCTACCTCTCGCACCGCCGGCTGCGCCGCAGCAGCGAACTGCCCGGCCTCGACCTGCTGCCCGAACAGGCCGCCCCCGACCAGGACCCGGCGCTGCGGGTCGCCCTGCTCGCCGCCCTCGCCGAACTGCCGCCCAGGGACCGGGCCGTGCTGGTCCTGCGCTACTGGGAGGACCGCAGCGTCGAGGAGACCGCCGCCGAACTCCGGCTCACCCCCGGCACCGTCCGGGTCCGCGCGCTGCGGGCCCTCACCCGGCTGCGCCGCCAACTCGCCCCGCACCTGGACACCCTGGTGCCGTGACCGGCCCCGCCGCCCTCCCTCCGCGCCGCCCCTCCCACCCACCGAAAGCGAGAGTCCCGATGCCCGAGCAGGAGCTGCGCGACGTCTTCGGGCGGGCGGTCGGCGACGCCGCACCCGACCTCGGGCTGCTGATCGCCGGGGCCGCCGCCGAAGGAAGGGCCCTCCGGGCCCGGCGGCGGGTCGCGCTCGCCGGGACGGTGGCCGCCGTCGCCGCGCTCGCGGTGGCCGGCGGACTGCTGCTGCGCCCGACCGCCCCCGCAGTGACCGCCGCCGCCGGTCCGGAGACGCTCGCCCCCGTCCCCGCGGCGAGCATCTCGCTGCCCCCCGGCAAGACCCTGCTGACCGGCCCGGCCGCCTTCCACACCCTGCTCTCGCTGCTCCCCGAGGGCCTGGGCGCCGACGGCTGGACCGACGACAGCGCCTCCGCCCGGGGCCGGGTGGCGGTCGTGGTGCGCGCCTCGCTGCGCCACGAGCGGACCGCCTCGGCTGCGGACGGCAGCAGCTACGGGGACGTGGGCGCGAGCGACGGGGGTGTCGGCGGGACGGAGGCGGGGGCGGTGGCCGGCAGCGGGCCCGAGAGCGGGAGCGGGGCCGGAACCGTGGAGGCCCGGATCCAGTACCCGGCCACGCCGCCGCAGGGGTCCGCCGGGGGATACGACTGCGCCGGCCACCCGGCCACCGAGGACTGCGCCCCGATCACCGCCCGCCCCGGCACCACCGGCGTGGTCACCACCGCGCGCGACGCCTCCCACCGGATCGTCCGCCGGGTGGACCTGCTGACCCCGGACGGCGTCCGGGTCGTCCTGCTCGCCACCGGCACCGCCGAGCGCGCCCCGCTGATCGACCGCGACACCCTGCTCAAGATGGCGCTGAGTCCGACCTGGCAGCCCGTCATCGGTCTGGACGAGGCCCGGGCGGCGGCGCAGAAGTTCCCGACCGGCCCGCGGCCGGGCAGCTCGCCGGCGCCGGACGCCACCGTCCTGGGCGGCCCCCAGGCGGCGGTCGGCGGTGGGCTACGGTGAACGGGTGATCGTGGTCGACGCCTCTGCGGTGGTGCTGTTCCTCTCCGACCAGGGCCCGCGCGGCGATGCCGCCCGGGCCGCGCTGGCCGCCGACCCCGAGTGGGCGGCTCCCGAGCACGTGGTGATCGAGGTGATGCAGTCCCTGCGCGGGCTGTACCTCGCCAAGCAGCTGACCGCCGAGCAGGTCGCCGAACTCGCCCGCCGGCTGCCCGGACTGACCATCCGCAAGGTCCCGGTGGCCCCGCTGCTCGACCGGATCTGGGAGCTCAAGGACAACCTGACCCCGGACGACGCCGCGTACGTCGCGGTCGCCGAACAGTTCGGCGCCCCGCTGATCACCGCCGACCTGCGGCTGATGCGCGCCAGCGGGCCGCGCTGCGAGATCCGCGGCATCACCGCGACCGGCTGACGGACCGTCGACGGCCGGGTCGCGCCCCGCGTTCCCGTACGGGTGACTGTGTGCGCCGGTGCGGCACGGCGGCGTGCGCAGCGGGGCGGGCGGCGGCCACCGTGGACGGTGTCCCTGACGGCCCGTCGGAAGGTCCGCGATGCCCCTGTCCCCCGCCACCGGTGCGCTGCTGGTGCCGCTCGCCCTGTTGCCGATCAGTCCGCCCGGCGCCGAGGGCCCGGCCGCGCCCACGGCGGACCGGGTGGTGGACGCCCGCTTCGACCGGGCCGACGGCTTCGTCCCGGCCCGCGCGATCACCCACGCGCCGGACCTGGTCCCGTACGGCTCCCAGGTGCGGGTCACCGTCGGACGGGCGGCCGGGCACACCACCGTCTCGGTGGAGCTCGCCGGGGTGGCCGGGCCGCACGAGTTCCCCGCGCACGTGCACACCGGCGGCTGCGGCGCCGACCCGGCGGCCTCCGGCCCGCACTACCAGCAGGTGGCGGGCTCGGAGGCGGCGGACAACGAGGTCCGGATGACGGTGCGCACCGACCCGGGCGGGGCCGGGGTGGCCTCGGCGACCGTCCCCTGGGAGTTCCGGCCGGACGAGGCGCACTCGCTGGTGCTGCACGCGGGCATCCCCGCCGGGCCGCACGCGGCGGCCGACCGGGCGGCGTGCGTGGACGTCGACTTCTGACGCCCGCTCACCTTTCCGGCGCGGTCAGGAGCCGAGGGTCGCGACCAGCACGGCCTTGATGGTGTGCAGGCGGTTCTCGGCCTGGTCGAAGACCACGGAGTGCGCGGACTCGAACAGCTCGTCGGTGCACTCCAGCTCCGCCATGCCGGTGAGCTCGTACATCTGCCGGCCGATCTCGGTGCCGAGGTCGTGGTACGCGGGCAGGCAGTGCAGGAACTTGACCGCCGGGTTCCCGGTGGCGCGCACGGTGTCCATCGAGACCTGGTACGGCTTCAGCAGCGCGATCCGCTCGGCCCAGACCTCCTTGGGCTCGCCCATCGACACCCAGACGTCGGTGTACAGGAAGTCGGCGCCCGCCACGCCCGCCGCCACGTCCTCGGTGAGGGTGATCCGGGCGCCGGTGGTGCCGGCCAGCGCCTCGGCGGCCTTGCGGACCTCCTCGGCGGGCCAGAGCTGCGCCGGGGCGACGATTCGGATGTCCATGCCCAGCAGCGCGCCGGTGATCAGCAGCGAGTTGCCGGTGTTGCAGCGGGAGTCGCCGAGGTAGACCAGCGTGGTCTCGTGCAGCGGCTTGGTGGAGTGCTCCCGGACGGTCAGCACGTCGGCCAGCATCTGGGTGGGGTGCCACTCGTCGGTCAGGCCGTTCCACACCGGGACGCCGGCGTGCGCGGCCAGCTCCTCGACGATCTCCTGGCCGTCGCCGCGGTACTCGATGCCGTCGAACATCCGGCCCAGGACCCGTGCGGTGTCCCTGATCGACTCCTTGTGGCCCATCTGCGAGCCGGCCGGGTCGAGGTAGGTGGTGGACGCGCCCTGGTCGTGGGCGGCGACCTCGAAGGCGCAGCGGGTCCGGGTGGAGGTCTTGGCGAAGATCAGCGCGATGTTCTTGCCGCGCAGCCGGGGCTGCTCGGTGCCCGCGTACTTGGCGGCCTTGAGCTGGGCGGCGAGGTCGACCAGGTGACGGAACTCCTGGGGAGTGAAGTCGAGCTCCTTGAGGAAGTGCCTGTTCCGGAGGTTGAACGCCATACCGGTCTCCTGGGTCGGTCAACGGACTGAGACGGGAAGTGTATACGAGTACTCGAATATTCATGCAACAAGAAGATGGCCGACGCGCGGCCGGGAGCCCACCCTCGGGGCGGGCGGCTCCCGGCCGCGCGTCGGCGTCGTGGCAGCTGCGGTGCGAGCCGCCGAGGTCAGAGCCGGGGGTCGACCGGCTCGGACTCCAGGGCCAGCACCGCGAACACCGCCTCGTGCACCCGCCACAGCGGCTCGCCCGCGGCCAACCGGTCCAGCGACTCCAGGCCGAGCGCGTACTCGCGCAGCGCGAGCGAGCGCTTGTGGCCGAGCGAGCGCTGACGCAGC
The DNA window shown above is from Streptomyces sp. TLI_171 and carries:
- a CDS encoding type II toxin-antitoxin system VapC family toxin; its protein translation is MIVVDASAVVLFLSDQGPRGDAARAALAADPEWAAPEHVVIEVMQSLRGLYLAKQLTAEQVAELARRLPGLTIRKVPVAPLLDRIWELKDNLTPDDAAYVAVAEQFGAPLITADLRLMRASGPRCEIRGITATG
- a CDS encoding superoxide dismutase, with product MPLSPATGALLVPLALLPISPPGAEGPAAPTADRVVDARFDRADGFVPARAITHAPDLVPYGSQVRVTVGRAAGHTTVSVELAGVAGPHEFPAHVHTGGCGADPAASGPHYQQVAGSEAADNEVRMTVRTDPGGAGVASATVPWEFRPDEAHSLVLHAGIPAGPHAAADRAACVDVDF
- the acnA gene encoding aconitate hydratase AcnA is translated as MSANSFDARSSLQVGDESYEIFKLSAVEGSERLPYSLKVLLENLLRTEDGANITADHIRALGGWDAAAEPSEEIQFTPARVIMQDFTGVPCVVDLATMREAVKDLGGDPAKINPLAPAELVIDHSVIADKFGTPDAFVQNVEIEYGRNKERYQFLRWGQTAFDEFKVVPPGTGIVHQVNIEHLARTVMVRNGQAYPDTCVGTDSHTTMVNGLGVLGWGVGGIEAEAAMLGQPVSMLIPRVVGFKLNGQLPAGTTATDLVLTITEMLRKHGVVGKFVEFYGEGVTSIPLANRATIGNMSPEFGSTCAIFPIDAETINYLKLTGRSEQQLALVEAYAKEQGLWHDPSVEPVYSEYLELDVSTVVPSISGPKRPQDRVILAEAAAKFAEALPTYSAEASKPTAVTAPDGSSYEIDNGAVVIASITSCTNTSNPSVMLGAALLAKKAVEKGLHVKPWVKTTLAPGSKVVMDYYEKAGLLPYMEKLGFNLVGYGCVTCIGNSGPLPEEVSAAVNEADLAVVSVLSGNRNFEGRINPDVKMNYLASPPLVVAYALAGNMNVDITRDALGQDADGNDVFLADIWPSEQEVADVVAGSIDEAMFDKGYQDVFAGDHRWQSLPVPTGNTFEWDAESTYVRKPPYFEGMAKTPSPVTDISGARVLAKLGDSVTTDHISPAGNIKPGTPAAQYLTEHGVEKRDFNSYGSRRGNHEVMIRGTFANIRLRNQIAPGTEGGYTRDFTQADAPVSFIYDASQNYQAAGTPLVVLAGKEYGSGSSRDWAAKGTALLGVKAVIAESYERIHRSNLIGMGVLPLQFPAGQNADSLGLTGEETFEFTGVTELNEGRTPKTVKVKAVAAAGDTVEFDAVVRIDTPGEADYYRNGGILQYVLRSLIG
- a CDS encoding SigE family RNA polymerase sigma factor, with translation MVVGRRRAAEERREFEEFAHSRGAALFRTALLLCGDWHLAEDLTQTALARIYASWGRVKHADSPAAYARTVLVRCYLSHRRLRRSSELPGLDLLPEQAAPDQDPALRVALLAALAELPPRDRAVLVLRYWEDRSVEETAAELRLTPGTVRVRALRALTRLRRQLAPHLDTLVP
- the argF gene encoding ornithine carbamoyltransferase, producing the protein MAFNLRNRHFLKELDFTPQEFRHLVDLAAQLKAAKYAGTEQPRLRGKNIALIFAKTSTRTRCAFEVAAHDQGASTTYLDPAGSQMGHKESIRDTARVLGRMFDGIEYRGDGQEIVEELAAHAGVPVWNGLTDEWHPTQMLADVLTVREHSTKPLHETTLVYLGDSRCNTGNSLLITGALLGMDIRIVAPAQLWPAEEVRKAAEALAGTTGARITLTEDVAAGVAGADFLYTDVWVSMGEPKEVWAERIALLKPYQVSMDTVRATGNPAVKFLHCLPAYHDLGTEIGRQMYELTGMAELECTDELFESAHSVVFDQAENRLHTIKAVLVATLGS